The Sesamum indicum cultivar Zhongzhi No. 13 unplaced genomic scaffold, S_indicum_v1.0 scaffold00120, whole genome shotgun sequence DNA window tttatacatttggtccttttttgacaaaattagTCGTGAACATCTCACGTTTGGTATTTTTTTGATGAACTTAGTCAtgtgttgataattttttatccccTTCACAGCATaataaatctcattttttgttctataattatgaatagatagaactaaattattaatataaaactaaatttatcaaaaaataaccaaattgATATGTTTAggactaaattaataaaaaaatagatatataaaacagtaagttatagaataaaaaatgttaatgaCATAAAGTTGtaggacaaaaatatatttactttgtgtgtgtgtgtgtgtgtttttaagaaaaaaagaaaaagtagaagGGGTTTACTAGCTAGGCATAAAGTGTCATCTCAGACAGCTTTAAGTGTAGTGTGTGGGGTCAGTTAATTcagataaataatttgattgaaGTCATATGTAGCAAGAATACACATTAGTGGAAGAGATGAGAGGGAATGGGGAAAGTGAGTGAGTGGTCGATGTGCCTCTGTGTATTGCTGCTGGATGCTGGATGCTGGATGCTGGTATTTAGTCACTTTCAACACACGATCAACTACTAGCTACCCCCTAATTTCCCCATATATATCTACCCCAAATACCTTTCAGACAACCCCCTCTTCTTTCCTACTCTCCAAAccttacattaattaatttccctCCTTCAACCTCAAACTCCCCAAAACCCAAACACCTACCcttattacatttttcacacacacactttaGACCTGATATTTAATCaaggttttcttttatctatctatatacatatatggcTAATTCTCATGAGTCTTCCCAGTCCATGATGCTGAATCAGAGCTTGTTTGAGGATCAAGATTTGATAATATCATCACAACTTGGGGTTTTCCCTTTTCATGCAAATTttgcttctctctctctcccaatGTTGGGTAATTGCAACCTACCCCTTAAAACTCTTGCTCCAAATCTTGCTGCAGATTCACCACTAACCCTCTCTGATCACTCTATTGTTACTAAGCAAAAAGAAGATTTCACCTCTCACTTTGCAGCACCTGGATCCCAGATTCTTGCTTTGCAGACATCAACCCCCTCATCAAACTTCTGgtaattaaaacatatatatatatatatatattcttgcaTATATAATTCTTGGAAATTCTTACATGTGAAAATATCAGACAGTGATGATGCTGGTGTTCTTATTACACTGTGCATATTGGTATTAATTTGTCTTGATCATGAACGACCATGCAATAATATTGGTTTGTTTAATGATGTTAGGGCATGGGGGGAATTGAGTGATTGCATGAGCATGAAGAGAAGTAGTGTTGGGGATGATCATCTAGGGGTATCGgcgatgaagatgaagaagatcaAGGGTAGAAGAAAGGTGAGAGAGCCCAGGTTTTGCTTCAAGACTATGAGCGATGTGGATGTACTTGATGATGGTTACAAATGGAGAAAGTATGGGCAGAAAGTTGTCAAGAACACCCAACATCCTAGGTAAggaccaattttttaatattatttcattcttgACCATGATCCCTTTCCatgttttcttcatttcttcaaGCTTCATTACATCTTCAGATTTAGTTTTAGGTTATAATCAATCAAACATGAATGCCATATTCAGTTTTTGTGTGTACAACACGCGAGCTAAGTCTGTGATTTGTCcatgaatatttatatgtatgtgtttgtgttgcgtttatatatatatatatatatataccattttatacatatatatatatatatatatgtgtgtgcttgaaatgaaatatcagtttaaaataaaagattcgAATAAGTGTGTAAAAGTTTCAAGTAATGGTTGTTACATGCAAGAGCAATCTAATACAATGATGCATACTTTAGGACAAGCAAAAAagagtaattttaatttgaattattacacCAAGATCACCATTATAATtatcctcatcatcatcaatttgATCAGtgtttaataataatactaaaaagaaaaggcaaaagtgaaaatataattgtctGATTCTAACATTGtcatcaatcaaattaaacccTTGATGTCTGATTCATTAATCAATTCATAATGCTGATCTAACTTCTATCTCCACATATATTTGAATACAAAACCCTAGCTAgcatcattttcttgaaaatttaaaagagagagagagagagtaatgATGATGAATTCTCCCTTTGTATTTGTTTGGACATGATGAGGGATCTATCTATGGAGATACCCTTTTTCATGATTTGGGCTTTAGGGTTAGTAAAAAGTAAATCCAACTTTTTATTGTCAAATGATTATCAtctatgtttctttttttctcctcttttcaGGAGCCATTCCCCTCTATTACCAAACTGTCCAAACTTTACATATATCAGCAGAGACATGCATGCCCAAGATCAGAGCCCACTCTGCACCCTCAAAACCCTTTATGTTTTTCCTTTGATCATGAATCCAGCAATTGCCAGTTTGCATTTCTTGCACCacatttttctccattttatGTCTTCTCATTATTggtttttttaccttttttcttGTACTAGGTTAAAGCATATAATGTTCCCACAGTTGCCCTACCACTTAACCTAAAATAATTTGTCTGTATTATCGATATACCGTTAACTTAACCTTAGTCACTTATTACATGTTAATTGTCAGCTTAATACTTCATAGTATGaacaaaacccaaaaaaaaaaaaaaaaaaaaaggaaagggtACATTATGTGTTTTTGTATActttttcaatgaaaatgtACAAGTGTTATGTTTAATTTGTGTTTGAGAACCGGAGCGATTTACTTAGATAGTATAAAACTTGTAGCTTATATGCATTTGTACAAGAGACTTCCTACATAAACTAGAAATTTTGTGTACAATTGATGGTCAGATCACACATGATTAATGATAGTTATTACCACCTAAGTCTCATCAATCCAACCGTATTGAATGAATCGGGTGTATTGTATTTGTTCTGTCCTATAAGATAACAATTTTAGTAATCCTTTCACACAATAATAGAAGTAGGTATAATCTTTTCACCATTTATACATGcatgtatattatatactcTCCTAGTTAAAATCTTTCAGTTTCCTTTGGCTCATATATGTCATCAAGACGCGCGTGTCTTAACATACGTTAATCAATTCTTGGCGGGTCTCATGAAATCGTTCTCAACACTTTGCAGGAGCTACTACCGATGCACGCAAGACAATTGTCGTGTCAAGAAACGTGTGGAACGACTGGCAGATGATCCCAGGATGGTGATAACGACATACGAGGGGAGGCACATACACTCTCCGTCACACGATGAGGATGATTCCCAAGCTTCAGCTCAGCTTAATAATTTCTTCTGgtagtgatgatgatgatgatgatgtgggTGGTAGTTGATGGTTTTATATGACTTGTACTGTTTTTTCATAGTTAGGAAGTTGGGAATAAGACAGTGTGGATAGAGTTAGAAATGTAGTAGCATAATATTAGTACATGATGCTGTGTGTCATCTAATTTCAGTGCCCTTGTTTTACTGGGCCTATGTAGTTCATCAGGTGCTGCCACCACCTACTTTGTATCTATCATACATACTCTTTTCTGACATGGAATTCTATTACGTACGTCCTATGCTATATGTTGGATGatgaaacacacacacacacacacgcacacgctAAAGGGTAGatatacacatatacacacacgtGTATACAATATCTATGTTCTAGCTATACAGGCATCTATGTATGTAATAAGACTAATTAGGATGTATTAATTTCGAATACTTACATCTTTCCAGTTGGCTGTTTTTCATAACATTAATTGAGAGGATTATGGGCAGGAAATAAGTAATAAGTCTTCTTGCctggaaaattctaattcaaattggGTTTGGTTAAatcagaattaattatatgataagttgaatacatttgtcatataattagtattaagaaaaatgagcAATAATACCAGATctaaattggataaaaaaaattccattcTTGACATCTTTGCAACATGTATGTAtctgtgagagagagagagagagattattAAGACTTAATATCCTTATTTTCAACATAAttaggtgtatatatatattgagtttgTAGTGTTAGTTActagtaattttctttttgaacaaaagaaaatgtcgTTGGGCCAATTTTATGGCCCACTTCTAaatattatctaaattttggGCCTTTTGTTATATGTTAGCAAGTGGAGGCCCAATGGGAAGTGGTATTTTTACAATTGAAAGCACTAGTATAATTGAATTAAGAAGAGCAAGTGAATTTGCATACCTctacccaagaatttgtggagCCCATCAATCAAGGCATGAATTTGAGCAACcctaatcaaataaaaaatattattaaaatttcaataatccAATAAAGCAATTGATAAATTCAATGTTAAATGAAAACATTACTGTTAATggaataataacaaaaatgtgttttttctatttgttagaattaatatcttaaatctttaaaaaaaataatataaataaatgatattttgcattatcacacaataaaatatattcaaaaactAAAAGGTCTGATTATACGAAGAATGCAgcagaaaagaataaattttggGAAAtgagaatattatatttatgaccagtcaaacataaaataaaatgtgggGGCAGATATAACAAATGCACACacactcaatatttatttcttttatatttttctaaaggaCAAGAGCACGTGGAGGCTACTCACTTCAAGGTtgctttttattaaattattattattattattattattagggttaaatacaatttgcaCAACTGAATTATTGATGGGTGTCaagaccacaaaaaataattcctacaacacttgtgaaagtggaaGTAGGGTCAATTCCACAGAAACTGGTTTTAAGTTGCTTTctttgaggaaaaagaaaataatgggggagatttgatgacaaaaagaaatacttaaaaactaaataaactaGAAAATCATACTTGATTCATgcgagttgatcattgatgcaaaaataacacTATGTAAACTAATAAATCAGTTATGATTGTTgatacgacctaacaacctcacctttccttaccttttcgtcagccaaAGTACGATcgttggctagatccctaattaacagacaaccttgggaacgtccacaagatttaatctattaacaacattaagaattagaaaggcctgattctaatcaacaaactcctacgatgataattcgtttaaaatagatcatgcattccccataacataactaattactatgacataattaatcatgctacgttgctactaagtattgaactaaataaaaaattacacgaaTTTATAAATAGCTAAGTAAACCtttttgataatgaacaattggccatatcattcaaaaatcagatatttgtaattaaagtacagagaatagcatgaatattcatttaacaagtgtagAGCGCatattagatctcacaacataatacgaatcaagcaatcaccataccttaaccag harbors:
- the LOC105179027 gene encoding probable WRKY transcription factor 13, producing the protein MANSHESSQSMMLNQSLFEDQDLIISSQLGVFPFHANFASLSLPMLGNCNLPLKTLAPNLAADSPLTLSDHSIVTKQKEDFTSHFAAPGSQILALQTSTPSSNFWAWGELSDCMSMKRSSVGDDHLGVSAMKMKKIKGRRKVREPRFCFKTMSDVDVLDDGYKWRKYGQKVVKNTQHPRSYYRCTQDNCRVKKRVERLADDPRMVITTYEGRHIHSPSHDEDDSQASAQLNNFFW